One genomic region from candidate division WOR-3 bacterium encodes:
- a CDS encoding acyl-CoA dehydrogenase family protein, which produces MNSPTDFFYTEEQNEIKYLTRKIAEEKILPIRAEFDENETFPREILAELARADLFRVFIPESYDGLGGGASELSIVTEELSRICGGIAICYAASGLGSMPLLLHANEQQKKKYLPQIASGEKLAAFAITEAEAGSDSANIKTKAVLKGNRYILNGTKQFITSGSEADIYVVFVTTNPGKGIRGLSAVIVEKGAAGFSFGKKEKKLGIRASITTELVFDDCEIPKENLIGGEGRGFRIAMDTFDHSRPGVASQAIGIAQGAFEAAADYASKRIQFDQAIINFQGIGFMLADMETSIQAARSFNYTVAKYIDSGAKDIGKFSAMTKVFASDVAMKVTTDAVQILGGYGYMKDYPVEKMMRDAKITQIYEGTNQIQRSIIMTKLIHELAQKK; this is translated from the coding sequence ATGAATTCGCCGACAGATTTTTTTTACACCGAGGAGCAAAATGAAATAAAATACCTGACGAGGAAAATCGCCGAGGAAAAAATCCTTCCAATTCGCGCGGAATTCGACGAAAACGAAACTTTTCCGAGAGAAATACTCGCCGAATTGGCCCGAGCCGATTTGTTCAGGGTCTTTATCCCTGAATCTTACGACGGACTCGGCGGTGGAGCTTCCGAACTTTCGATAGTGACCGAGGAGCTTTCGCGTATATGCGGCGGGATAGCGATTTGCTATGCCGCGAGCGGACTTGGATCCATGCCTCTTCTTCTTCATGCGAATGAACAGCAGAAAAAAAAGTACCTTCCTCAAATCGCAAGCGGTGAAAAATTAGCCGCATTCGCTATAACAGAAGCTGAAGCCGGTTCGGATTCGGCAAACATTAAAACAAAAGCCGTTTTAAAGGGGAACCGGTATATTTTGAACGGCACCAAACAGTTCATAACCTCAGGCAGCGAAGCTGACATTTACGTCGTCTTCGTTACGACCAATCCCGGTAAAGGGATAAGAGGACTCTCCGCCGTAATAGTCGAAAAAGGAGCCGCTGGTTTTTCGTTCGGAAAAAAAGAAAAAAAACTGGGAATTAGAGCTTCAATAACCACGGAACTCGTCTTCGACGATTGTGAAATACCTAAAGAAAACCTCATCGGAGGCGAAGGAAGAGGTTTTAGGATAGCGATGGATACTTTCGATCACTCAAGACCGGGTGTCGCCTCCCAAGCCATCGGAATAGCTCAGGGAGCTTTTGAAGCGGCCGCAGATTACGCTTCGAAAAGAATCCAGTTCGACCAGGCAATAATCAATTTTCAGGGAATAGGTTTTATGTTAGCCGACATGGAAACTTCCATTCAGGCCGCGAGAAGTTTCAATTACACCGTCGCCAAATACATAGACTCCGGGGCGAAGGACATCGGCAAGTTTTCAGCCATGACAAAAGTATTTGCAAGCGACGTCGCAATGAAAGTGACGACTGACGCCGTTCAGATCCTCGGTGGTTACGGATACATGAAGGACTAT